The genomic region TTCGGTTTCAGGGTACGGATACCCTGGTTCGGGTTCAAGTACTGGGTCAGGATCCGGGCAAACCATGTTGACAGATGGATCATGGTTAGCTGGTTTGGCAATGGGAGATTCACCAAGAACAATACCATCTCCCACTTTTCTACTACCATTTGCACTCATGGCATCAACAGCTTTGTGTTTCTTGTTTTCATTAGTTCACTTGTAGCCCATCCCTATCCTTTTGTATTATGGCTTTTGTTAAATGTGAATTCTTTACAGATTTGCAGCTTTGATGGGTAAAAATGGGGTTTTGGCCTTTGTTTGAGGAAAAAAAAGCTGACAGATTCTTGGTCCAGATTGTAAACCATCATCAGCTTCAAGATTCCCCAATGttacataaacatttaaaactgTTGTTTCTCTTAACATTCTGGGATTTAGAGATATTTTGGTTATGTGTTGTGTTGTGTTGTTAGCTTTGCTTTTTCAGCTTTggttgtttgtttcttttttggcAATTTGGATTGTAAAGAGAAAGGTGAGATCTTCTTCCTTAAAAGCTTGTTTGTAATGTGGAAATGTGAGGAATTTGGGTGTTGTATGTGAAGGATGCCCTAAGTCTCAAGTTTTTAGCTCAGCTTTTTGCCTTTGTGCCATGAATGATTGGACTTGGAATCATCAATACTAGTAAATTTTAGGTCAAATACTACATAAAGTCCTTGCACTATGCGTTTTTTGAGTTTAATCCCTCTACTATAATTATTGCACATTTTAAAAAGAAGTACAAAATATATCAAGGAGcatatgttttaaaaaacaaGCCGATggatttttacaaaaaaaataacctttgggttgaaaatatatttcagaaataaaaataaagattaaatctatCAAAAATCCATAGTGCAGGGACCTTCCATAGGATTTTACCTAAATTATATTCAAATGTGAGTTGAGTACTCGAGAATATGCCTAAATAATCGTAATGGGGCCTTAATAAAGTGAATAAAGTCCAAGTGGTGGGATTAATTTGCTTGGAAAATTTTGGCAAATGAAAGACCTTTTGGCAGTCGCAAAATTTGATCCACATCATGCAACTTTTTGACCAATTTAGGTGGTacaatgatgatgaaatgttTACCATCCATTAACTTAGAGAAGCACTGTGCAAACGGAGCCTGAATAATTGCCTTCCATAATTTCTTAATAATGGAGATGCCTAATCATACACATACTGTTGCTTGTTTAATTCAATGTTTCAGTCAGGGCAATCTTTTAAGTCGGTATAGAATTTTCACATGTATTATAATTCTGAATTTCCCAATAACCTATAGTTTATTATCATCCaatttttttcctcttatttTGTTTAGTTTAGTGTGGCTAGCTTTCAGGTTGGCTATtgttgtctttttcttttctcttttatcaACTTTTTCTTTACTTGTTCTCCTCATTTACTctatatattttctcttttttagtTTGTAGATCTATTTTATAGATATCTTCATTGTCTTCACAAGTTGCGATAGATAATGGTGGTGTCTATCCTTGCTAAACCTCCATCGACCACCAGCAGTTTCTCTTCGATAATGGGTTGATCGTAAATACTCGAATGGTGACTCTTCGTCAGCTTCTTAATCTACTTAAGTTTTGAGACTATTTCAGAATCATAAATGATTACATGTGTCAGTTTCGATCCGTGTTGTCTTAGGTAttatatgtttcttttattctttaataagtcttcatttttagaaatttttgtctTGTCTTGGACAAGTTTTTTTTGTCTTACTTATGCATGAAGTCTTTTGCTAATGATTTTAGGGTTGATTTTATAGTTGTCCTCTCCAAATTGGTGGATGATAAGTTCTTTTGCTGATTTTTTTCCCACCACTTTGGACTAGTCAAGATTGATTTCATTATCGTGTTAAATGCTTGCAATCACTCCTGATACATCGTGTTTAAGTTGTGACAAAGTTAGTTGATGCTGAGTTGAAACTTTTGTTTGTTGATGAACTGTCCTTCACTGCCTACGATGACTGTTTTTTTTCTCGAATAGTATGGTCCcattaataaaatgaattaatgaatattccttttaaaaaatattatgattcaaattttcattaattatatatatgggttagtatttggtacattgacaatatacttttgttttattccacaagcaaccttaaaaaattagcatgcatatcttttttttaaatatttattttttaatattttattatactctaTAAGACACTTGTCAACTCTCTAGTTTTGCTTGTAGAGTTTAAAAACTCTCTGGGGTGcacaaaatattttctctatttatatttatactatatataaagaTTTTGATTGGGTTGGTGTCATGTAGAACTAGATCCCAACTCTATTGTTAAATAAGCAAAAGATTCCGGTcttaataaagtaataaatattaattgaaggatattttgtcttttatataaaattcagaagaaaaaaaattatatgctTATGATGGGTACAAAATTTGAACCCAAGACATAAAACATACACTTTTAAGTTTGaactttatataattattttcacctATATTATAAGTGTGACAAAATCTACTTAAGGTTTTGTGGAAGGTTGGTTTACAATCATAATATCATTTTGGTGTTAGTTTGATGAAATGGTACCAAAGTTGCAACAATGACTTCATATTTAGGAGGTCATAGGTTTGAATTTGGCGAACCTTAAAGTGGGAAAGTCTTGAGGGGTGTTTAGACGTTGAGAGAGAACAATACTGATATTTTTACTCATGATGCAACGCGATTAAAGGAAGTGGTAATACTTGCCAATCAACATCCCAAGACTGTTTAAATGACATGGGATGGATCTGCTTTTAATGTGAACGGTGATAGTGTGATTTTGAAGAGTAAGCACAAAGCAATGTGTGATTGAAGACATATTCTGTTTCAGTGGCTTGCTGATTGAACTCATTGAAGCCACGTAACTATTTATTTGTGCCTACGACATTGCTGCTGAACCAAACAGCTTGAGCCCAATATCCATTGGATAGGGGTGACAGCTCGTCCATAGCCCGAGGTAACCTTAGGTTTTAGTATTTAAACTTCAAATCAAAACATGTGTTTGTACTCTTGAGTACtgtttaaaatctaatttaaaatttccataTACAAGATTCATGGGTGTTACAAATGAATGCTGAAGTGTTTAGTTTCACCGCTACGGGGGAGTGAGAAAGTAAAATTTGCAGCCCTGTCTCCATATCCAACATTGACCTTGTATTCGCCTAAGAATCCATAAAAGCTGTATGAACCATGCTCACCTGTTACCCCCTTCATCTCCCCGCTTTCCCATTCTTTCAGCAGCTTGTCAACCACATCACCCGCTGGGAGATTCTTAAAATTCTCATCAGTTAAACACATTTCGTAACACCCTTTTGGATGGAGAGCCGTCCACAGCATTATCCCATTCACTGAAGGGTGTGAAAACCCTTCTCTTAGTACCTGTTCTAGGTACACCCCCTGTAATTCTTTACCAACCGAACTGCTAATATCTACCTCTGTTAGCCATATGGGGAGTCTGAGGGTAGCCAATTTGTCTATCACGGCTCGCATTAGAGGAAGGTTTGGCACTGTAAAATGACTTTCCAACCCAATTCCATCCATGTACATGCCACCGCGTTCAAGCTCTCTTATCCTTTCAATGTAAGTGTCAACTGTTGATTTAACATCACTGCAGGTTTCCACAACATTAAATTCATTCGTGAACAGGGTTGCTAAAGGGTCCGATTGATGTGCAGTCTCGTAGAAATGCAAGGTTGCATCAGGTCCAAGTCGTTGCTCGTAAAAATCAAAGTGGAGCATCTCATTACTGACATCCCAGTGTATGAATTCTTCTTTGTATTTGCTCATTAAGCTCTGTATTCTGGAATTAACTGCTGATTGTAGGTCAGGGCCTGTAAGGTTCCGAACCCATGCAGGCGTGTACTTGGGGTCTTCCCAGAATATGTTGTGGCCTCTGGCTATTATTTGGTGGGCTCTAACAAACTCCAGCATTTGGTCAGCTAAGGTGTAGTTGGTCTTCCCTTGATCTGGTTCTGTTGCATACCATTTCAGTTCATTTTCAAACACTGCTGCATTGAATCGTTCAACAAACCAGTTCTGGaagacaaaagaaaacaagatcAATTAGCTAGCATTGTCCGACATGTattaagaaatgaatatgaacACATACCTGATAGGGCAAATTCCCAAGAATGGTGTGTGCTATTGCAGAACCAAATGGAAAATCCTTTGAGACTTGGTTTATAGTTATTGCTGCTCCTTGCAACCTATTACCTTGTTGATCTGAGACATGTATTGTTACAGCACGCTTCCTTTGCTGGGGAAAAAATAGACAGTAAGTAATTTTGTTAAGATATTGGACATTACCATTATTGAAATATCATTTCACAAAGTGTGTCAACAGTAATTACAGTGTTAATCATGAATTGCTGGTTGAACCTCCATTCTTGATCAGTAAATGACTGTAACGAGGAACTATCAATTGTTATATCAATGTCTTTATCATCTGAGTTCTGCATATCCAGgacattagaaaaaaaaaaggtttttagaAGCAAAAATCAATGACAGCATTCATGATCTAATGCTCAATCTTTTTTAGAAGCAAAACAAAAGGTTCACCTGGAATAGCAGTAAAGCTAAATTTGAAGGTGAATCAAGAACAAATCCACCTTTGAGAAATGACCAGCAACCATTCTTAGCCAAAACAGTCCCTATACAATTATATGTTCTGTTTTCTGTCTTCAAGCTTGCCCTAATGAGAGCTGAATTTGCACCTTGTATTTTGATCCAAGCTGTAATTGCACCAAACAGAGTAAGCCAATCCTGTAAtgtttcaaaatacaatttgtCTGATATTCACAGTAGAAGTTTTTGTCTATGTTAAAATGTCAATTGCCTCTACAATAGGGGGATGTTCCTGAACTGGGGCCATATCTAGCATTTGCATATGTCGGTTGCCACTTTATGTGACAAATCCAAACCTTAAACATTGCCACTTGTTGGGCCACGGGCGATACAGTGTGATATGCCAGTAAATAACAGGTACATTAAGGGTTCACCTATGTCGATGAacttgtttattct from Gossypium raimondii isolate GPD5lz chromosome 1, ASM2569854v1, whole genome shotgun sequence harbors:
- the LOC105785895 gene encoding endo-1,4-beta-xylanase 5, with protein sequence MKHSLVFGGFWAFFILLSGSLVASYDGPLYDFTAYTECKAQPEEPLYQGGILKDEPPIMRPAIFGKTATGFYTPAFLLKNLTVGNFYCFSTWIKIQGANSALIRASLKTENRTYNCIGTVLAKNGCWSFLKGGFVLDSPSNLALLLFQNSDDKDIDITIDSSSLQSFTDQEWRFNQQFMINTQRKRAVTIHVSDQQGNRLQGAAITINQVSKDFPFGSAIAHTILGNLPYQNWFVERFNAAVFENELKWYATEPDQGKTNYTLADQMLEFVRAHQIIARGHNIFWEDPKYTPAWVRNLTGPDLQSAVNSRIQSLMSKYKEEFIHWDVSNEMLHFDFYEQRLGPDATLHFYETAHQSDPLATLFTNEFNVVETCSDVKSTVDTYIERIRELERGGMYMDGIGLESHFTVPNLPLMRAVIDKLATLRLPIWLTEVDISSSVGKELQGVYLEQVLREGFSHPSVNGIMLWTALHPKGCYEMCLTDENFKNLPAGDVVDKLLKEWESGEMKGVTGEHGSYSFYGFLGEYKVNVGYGDRAANFTFSLPRSGETKHFSIHL